One Phoenix dactylifera cultivar Barhee BC4 unplaced genomic scaffold, palm_55x_up_171113_PBpolish2nd_filt_p 000539F, whole genome shotgun sequence genomic window carries:
- the LOC103696917 gene encoding E3 ubiquitin-protein ligase ATL23-like — translation MTMFYVLYYGLFLVCAGITLAYFVRLCTVSSEAAGEAEEEKSNERGLTAEELEKLEEGKMAVGGGGECAVCLEEMAEGSAVRVLPGCRHAFHRHCADAWLQLHPACPLSLVPVFDLVGGIQHLDSFYSAKRIELFVEGL, via the exons atgaCGATGTTCTACGTTCTATACTACGGTCTGTTTCTGGTGTGCGCGGGGATCACCCTAGCGTATTTTGTGCGCCTTTGCACGGTGTCGTCCGAAGCGGCGGGGGAGGCTGAGGAGGAGAAGAGTAACGAAAGAGGGTTGACGgcggaggagcttgagaagttgGAGGAAGGGAAGATGGCTGTGGGAGGCGGGGGAGAGTGCGCGGTGTGCCTGGAGGAGATGGCGGAAGGTTCGGCGGTGCGGGTGTTGCCGGGTTGCCGCCACGCCTTCCACCGCCACTGCGCCGACGCCTGGCTCCAACTCCACCCCGCCTGCCCCCTCT CATTGGTTCCTGTGTTTGATTTAGTTGGTGGTATACAGCATTTAGATAGTTTTTATTCAGCTAAAAGGATTGAATTGTTTGTGGAAGGGTTGTAA